DNA sequence from the Pungitius pungitius chromosome 3, fPunPun2.1, whole genome shotgun sequence genome:
CCACGGGTTAAACAGGCGGTTAGAACTGTGACGCCAGAGGCCTCTGCACGGACACCACTTACTTTGATGTTGGGGCACCTTTCCTTCAGCTTGCGGGCGACGCCTGTGAtcgtcccccccgcccctgctCCCGCCACCAGCATGTCCAGTTTACCTTTGAGGGGGCGGAGTCAAGAGCAAATTCAGGTTTACTCCACTGATTAAGACATAACAACACAGCATACAGGACCGGAGCCGCTCGTACCGTCACACTGCTCCAGGATCTCCTCCGCTGTGGTGTCGTAGTGGGCCAGTGGGTTGCTCGGGTTACGGTACTGGTCCAGGATGTGGGAGTTGGGGATCTCGTTTTTAAGGCGTGACGCGACGCCGAAGTGAGACTCAGGGGAGTCGAAGCGAGCGCTGGACGTGTGGACGATCTCGGCTCCGAGTCCCCTCAAAACATCCACctgtgtggaaaaataaaaaaatggacaaatctgagcacaaaaaaaaaatcatcttttcTACATCTCACTTTGAGAAGAACTGTGACTAAATAGGACATGAACAGTGTCTTGTAAGGATTATCTGCCACAGCAGATTTGCACTAAATCATAATTGAGCAACCTTGATTCAGATACAAACGGTTTCTTATCTCGGACATGACAATGATGCAGCGGTACCCTTTCACAGCTGCAGCCAGAGCCAGGCCAatacctgacacacacacacacacacacacacacaccctgaggtTTTATATCTAAACAACACACTGCACCCTCCTCCCACAGCAACACGTGCAGGTAGTTACCAGTGTTTCCAGAGGTGGGCTCTATGATGGTCCCTCCCGGCTTGAGGAGCCCGGCTCTCTCTGCGTCCTCCACCATCCGCAGGCTGGTCCGGTCCTTCACGCTCCCACCGGCGTTGAAGTACTCACACTTTGCCACTGAACGCACCACAGAAAGAGGTGTTAAGGCTGAATGAACGACAGATTCCACCTCGAGGGGCCTAAAATTGTCAAGAGTCGTCACAGGGTTCAAGATCTTGTCTCAACTCGAACGCATTTGTACCAAGGCAACGAGCAAACAACAGTCACACAGACGGTCTGACGGGACAGTGTTTCGCGCTTCACTCACACAATTCGCATTTGAGTCCAAACACTTTGGGGATCTTGTTGATGTCGCCGATCCGGTGCAGGATGTTCGGCAGAATGGTCGCTGCGGCGGCTctgggaggacgaggagagagacaaagacattcAGAGCCACTGCAAAGACGAGCACGCTCACTTCTTACTCAACTCCCTCCTGGAGCCTCGGGCCTGACACTGATTTTTCGGCACACCGACCTCGCGACCTGCGGGTGGGGGGACTCGTCCTTGGCCGCTCCCAGGCTCCAGGTGCAGCGACTGGGGAGGTCGGGCCGGATCCATTTCCTCTCCGCGGCGACGCTCTTTGTGTTGATCTGGATGCTGAGGTCCGGCTCGTCTTCGGCCATCGGCGGCAGCTTGTCGGCGCCCTTCGGCGGGAAGGAGCCCTCCCGGAGCTTGAGGTCTCCGTTGCCGTGGGGGAGCAGCTTGGCGGCGTGAGGGCACGCGGGGGCCTTGAGGCTTGTCGCGCTTAAGCAGGCACTTCGGCTGCTTCCCACACTGCTTTAATAAGTGTGATCAAAAAAGCCGCAGGACTGGCTGATCAAGCTTTTGCTACTATTGCATCATACTttcaatgtataaaaaaagaaaattgtgtgTCAGGATAAAAAGGTTATTGCAGTTTGGTTTATCTTCTTCACATTCACAGTGCATTTGTGAATGAAAATGGAAACTGACTCAATTACTGATCCTTGGCAGTCAAAAAAACATCataaagatgtaaataaatgtgacaCATTAATCTTAAACTGGAGATCATTCTGTAATTTGACAGGATATAAATCTGCTACATTTATGATAGTTTAAAATCGTTTTCTTTACATGAATGAATACTCTCATTGAGTTTCTCTATTGTCTGGTAGAAAAACCCACTATATGAACCTTCACTAATACACAGTGCACACAGCGAGGTCAGATGTTATAACCCCTCTTTGcctagaaaaaacaaaagagcaaacAGTTCTGCACCGGAGAGAAAATCCACCCTGAAACATGCAGCTTCAGGGTTGGCGAAGAACAACGTAAATGCAACAGTGAATAAACTACAACTCccgtttaatttaatttcatatcattttaaaaaccacGGTCAGCTTCTAggaaacgttttggttcagggtgaagcAGGACAACTGGTTTTTGCTGGGCGTATCGTGGAACAATTTTTGAATTACCGGTTGTACATAAGGGAGGTAACAATTGATCACGTGAAAAACTGGGGCTCAATTATTATAATATACGGTATTGACCATACAGCCAGACTTATTTACACAATCACACTTCTCCTCGTATAAAGCTCCCCATAAGAAATAACCTCACGTTCACATAAACAAGCGGTGCCAGTGCAGAATTACAAATCTGTTTTATTGAGAAAGCGACACAAGCTcgtcttaaaaaaaagggaataaaagaaaaacactcaaCGATTtaacaataaagaaaatacgTTTGTTATCACTGCTGGGGTCGGGAGGGAGGGATTTGGTAGGACATTGTGTGGGTCGGTCGTGGATTGATTCAGAACCTTCCAGAGCGCTCTCGGTCCCTCGACCTTCTCGGCCTCTCGCGCTCCCGCCGCCGGTCCCTGGAGCGGGAGCGTCTTTCCCGGGAGCGCGTTTCCGAGCCGTTcctggtgggagggagggaggaaaaaggtgACTCGACAAATATCCCATGGATCCAAAGTGAACGTGGTGCTTTTGGAGGACTGCGTACCCTTTCCTGCGGCGGCCGTACAAGTCCCTTCGAAGTTCCCGCGAGATGGGTTTCAGGTGCATGAAGTTGCAGAAGCCCCCTCGGGTGCACTCTCTGCGGGAGAACAGTGTAGGGTTAAACTTTTGCGACCTGCAGTTAGGTTAGATAGACGTGCTCCTATGGACACACCCCAAAATCCAACTATTCAGCATTCAAATTTGTATTCTGTCCAAAGCGTAAAATATATTAGCAGATTGTAAGGTGTCATCTGCTTTTCCACAATCACAGTAATATGGGAACATGACTTCTATTCTAAATCGGACAGCAAATTATTCATAAGGAGTTACCACATTAGAGGACATGTGACTCACCCCATCTCATACTGGCGGCAGCAAGCTTCCCTGAAGTCAGTGACGGGGGAGAGCTCTGCGTGGATGGGTTGGGCGTTGAACCAGCGATTATTCAGGTCCATGACGGCCTTCTCTGCATCCTCCTCACGACGAAACTACACACAAGATAACAAAGGACAGCTCGAGATAAGAGAGGGGTCAAATGGTCAATTTCCTTTGCATTAGCTCCGCCTCCAGCGTGAATACATTGAGAACCATCACCAACCTTAACGTAGACGTTCCCGACAAGGTGGTCGCCCAAGTTATCGCACACGTTCATCTCTTCCACCTCCCCAtacttctcctccatctctgtgAACACCTCCTgtatcagaaaaaaacacacctaataacattaacaacagGGCCTCAATGCTTGGTTTTAATTACATGTTAAGAAGGAAATTGGCCAAGTTTAACACTATGACGGAACACAGATGAAAAACacttaacaaaacagctgagaAATGTAAACTGTGCTCTTTTCTGGGAGGTTCAAATGGAAATGCAGCCGTTGTCTAAGTAACATTATGAATAATACTAATGCCTCGTACAGAATCGTAAGAAcctgtaaaaaagaaataacagatAATAAAATGTATGGTTATCTCGTGTGTAAAAGCAGCTGTTGCTGCTTTATTCCTCCTGTGTAAATATTAGCTCCTGGTCGACTGTGGCTTCAGCACAAACACGATACATTTTGGCAATCCTTTGCGGTGCCACAAAAAGGCAGATCACGCGGTATCCACGTCACATTGTAGCTCCGGGGGTCATCagggtgtgaatgatgacatgaagcgTTAAATCGCTTTGAGTACTGTACAAGTACGGTCCATTCACATTGTGCGACGAGCGAGAATGAAGAGCACACGGCGGCACAAAAGGTTACTAACCTCAAAGAACTCGTCGTAGTGCTCCTGCATTTCCACATCGCTGACGGCACCTACAAAACGTCAACGAGGGACAGTCAAGGCAACGCCACAGGGACACTGGTGGTGAAAGAGGCTTTGAACAAACGACATAAACACGATACAACTTGTTTTGATAACTACACCCTGTAAACAGATCCAACAGGTGAAGACTCTGATTGTGATACGTTACTCTCTCGCAACCCGTTTCACAGAAGCAAATTAAAACACAGCCCTGAGcctgtttttccccccctggATAGtacgttttttcttttcaccttaTTTGCAATTATTTTTGTGCAACCGTGTGTACATCATGGGCAGATGGGTCATGAAGCAAAGGTTCCCGAGCCCAAAGACGGTGCAGTCAGTGTGACACGGTCGAGTGTGAGGCGAAGCACACAGAAGGAGTAAGTTCATTATTCCTTCTGGAGTCTAACATCTGTTTGGTAAAATGAAGGACCGGTTGTGCTTGCTCTAGGAAGATGACGGGCCAAGACATCTCTATGTTGCTACAATAAGCCGGAGCGATGTGGGGAGGTGTGACACAGTAAATTAAGAGCAGTCAGTGCTGGAGGGGCCTGCGGATGAAGGGAGAACTTAC
Encoded proteins:
- the LOC119216785 gene encoding splicing factor U2AF 35 kDa subunit-like, which produces MWRSVTSMLCDCAIALPLRHDVNLCLSNQPKMAEYLASIFGTEKDKVNCSFYFKIGACRHGDRCSRLHNKPTFSQTILIQNIYRNPQNSAQTADASRCAVSDVEMQEHYDEFFEEVFTEMEEKYGEVEEMNVCDNLGDHLVGNVYVKFRREEDAEKAVMDLNNRWFNAQPIHAELSPVTDFREACCRQYEMGECTRGGFCNFMHLKPISRELRRDLYGRRRKGNGSETRSRERRSRSRDRRRERERPRRSRDRERSGRF
- the LOC134126962 gene encoding cystathionine beta-synthase-like, encoding MYNRVGSSRSACLSATSLKAPACPHAAKLLPHGNGDLKLREGSFPPKGADKLPPMAEDEPDLSIQINTKSVAAERKWIRPDLPSRCTWSLGAAKDESPHPQVARAAAATILPNILHRIGDINKIPKVFGLKCELLAKCEYFNAGGSVKDRTSLRMVEDAERAGLLKPGGTIIEPTSGNTGGCFEGTRSRDRPHVQRSLRLP